From the Methanobacterium sp. genome, the window ACTTTCCGGAGAGCCTTTGCAAGATCATAGAAATCTTCTAAAAAATAAAGATTTAATGATGCCGGTGCATAATAAGGTGAATAAATTCCCATAATTCCCTCCACTACATGATTCATTGGAAGGAATGAAAGATAAGATACTTCACTAATTCGATCTTTCCATGGGGGCATTGAAGCAATAAATTCCGCCATCCACCGAAGATTTCCATGCGTAAACACAGCCCCTCGAGGTTTTCCAGTAGTTCCAGAAGTATAACGGATGGTGGCGATATCATTAAAATTTAATGGTGCATTAGTTATGTTTTTTTCATTTTTTCCCATTTTAAGGAATTCATTCCAGGATATAATATTAGAATGCAGGTTAATATCTCCACTACAGAATGAAATAACTGAAATATCTAATTTAAGCTTTTCTAATTCTTTTAAAAGTCCTTCAGTGCCGGCAAAAAGAACACTTACTTCGCTTTTATCCAGTATTTCTTTAATTTCGTTTAAGGGGCTTGTATAATAAAGTGGTACGCTTACACAACCGGATAAACCAGCTGCAACATCAACAGTGAGATAACGGGTGCTGTTAAATCCAACAATCGCTACTCTATCTCCCTTGCCAATTCCCATGCTTTTAAGTGATTTTGTAGCAGCAAGCATGTCCTGATAAATTTCAGTTGATTGTCGATGCTTAACTTCGCCTTTTCTTATATCATAATAATTAACAGACTTGTTTCTGCCTTTTAGTCTGAATAAAACCTGCTCATGAACTGTACGGTCAGATCGGTGGAAAAACCCATAATAAACTGCAAATTCAAGGATTTTAGGCATTAAATCCTGCCATTTATATTTATAAGGCCCTAATAATTCATCTGCATTATCCCTTTGATATTCTCTATTTTCATTGAAATAAGGGGAAAGAGTATCCATGGTTTCAAGCAATTTAGCGGTCCCTTTTCCAAATAAATGACCCATAGATACGACTTTTTGAATAAATGAAGCATTTAACGGCATGTAGATAGGATCGTTAAGTTTAACATCAATATTTTCGTTGCTCCATGCTTTAACAAATTTAAGAAGTTCTTCTATCGTTGGAAGAGATTCATTTGGTGCTGTCAGATGAAAAGTCTTATTCACTGCTCGCTTATCAAAAGTCAGATTTATGACTGCATCTGCAACGTAATTTACAGGCACTAAATTAATTTTCATTGAGCTGGAGACCGGAATTAAAGGTAATTTTCCGTTTAAATAGAGCCGAAGTGGTACATATAACGTATTAAACGTTTTAATATATCCTGTGGAAGAATCCCCTACAATCATGCTCGGACGAAAAATAGATATGTCAAATGATGATTTTCTTACTCGGGCTTCGCTTTCAAATTTGGTTTTTTCATAATCACTTAAAAATCCATATTCTGAAGTTAGAGAATCCTCAAAAATAATGCCCATTTTTCCTCCAGCAACATAAGCAGTTGATACATGAGAGAATCGTTCCAACCCATGGTCTTTATGAGCTAATTGGGCTAATTTTAGCACATTTTGAGTTCCCTGTACATTGATTTTTTGTAATTTTTCTAAAGAAGATTTAAGACTCCAATCTGCAGCAGTGTGAATTACATGAGTAACCGTCAGAACAAGCTTTTCATATTCATTTTTTTCCATTCCAAGTCCATTTTTTGATATATCACCATTAACTACATGAATTCGATTACCTATTTCCTCTAAAAGTTCTGGAAACTCCCACCATGCCCTATATAACCTATTTACAGCATCTTCTTTATTTTTACCCCTTACTAAAGCGATGATTTCATGATCATAATGTTTAATAATACGTAAAGCAATTTGTGTCCCTAAAAAGCCATTAGCACCTGTTAATAATATAGATCTGCTCATGTTCTCACTTTCCATCCCCTTTTTTGGAGGAAGTTCCTAAGTATTTCAGGGTTTTTACTGGCACGGCTCAAATGGTGGATAAATCCATTTTTTAATTTTTCCTGCTGTATTTCAGGATTTTCAAGCAGTTTATCAACCTTTTTTTCTAATTTATGCCAGATTTCAGGTGCCATGTAATCTAATAAATAATCTTCTATTCCAAGTTCCATGTAAAAGCCTCTAAGACGTGTATCATGCCCTATAGCTATTTGGGGAACTTTAGCTTCAAGAGATAAAACTCCACCATGATAACGAGAAGTTACAAGTAAATCAAGACTTCTAAGGATATTTGTCATCTGTGATGCATTAAATTCCCGGGACGAGAATATTTTCGCCATTTCAGGGTCTTTCATTTTATTCTTTACACTTATAGCTATGGGCTCATCCAGTTCCTCCATGCAAATTAGTGCTATCCTTTTTCCATGCTTTTCAACTATTCTATCTGCAACTTTCGCCCATCTACTGGCCAGTCTTTCAGTTTCCTGAATTCTTTTTTGGGAGCGGGAGAAATAATAAGGCCATTTATATTGATTCTCCTTTTTGCCCCACGGACGCATTACAACAGGCCATAAATAGAAATCTATGGGTGCCAGACCTGCTACCCCCAAATTAGACGGATGCCATGTTTCTCTTAAAATATTAGCATCCTCCTTTAGGGGCTTAAATGTAAATGCACAGTCAGCTGTTACGTCAATAGGAGCCTTTACCCCAATTTTTTTAAGTTCTTCTGCTGCTAATTTTGTTCTTGTTAAAATCAGATCAGTTTTACTTGCTTCCCGTTTAACTAAACGCCTGTTAAAAGGAGATAAATGACCAGCATCTACTGCATAAGCAATGCTTGGCTTTTTAAAATTTTTTGCACACCTGGTGGCCCATAAAAAGGCCCATAAAAGTGCTGAAGTCCATGTGTCCATATAGCAGCTTCCCTCAACTAATAAAAGAACATCGTGTTCTTTAACCAGTCTTCTGATATCAAAAAAGAATATTGGATGAATAGGAGCAATCTTTAAATACTCATCTTCCTTAAGATAACGCCTTAAATTAACTTCATTTAGTGTGGGAACAGTAATTTTAACTTTCAGACCTAAAATAGACCTTATATCATCTATTATTGAAAGTAATCTTGCTTCAGAACCTGTATTATTGGCGCCGTTATAGCCAGCTAAAAGAACTTTTAGAGATTTTTTCATAGCATTTCAACCATATTAATTATTTAAGAAGATCTTAATATTATAAATACTTGAAAAATAAATAGTAATCGGTATTATTTTTGTATTTTAATCCTTTTTAACCTTTTATTATCAATTCTAAGACATTTTTACAGGAATAAATTACACTTGGTACTCCAGAAGGGCCTACCCAATGGCCTGCATGATAACACTCTTTAATGAAAGAAATTCTCTGTTTCCACTTACCTAAATCATTCATGGGATCACTTTTTGTTAACTCATCTTTCTACAAAGCCTAATTTTAAAGAACATGTAATATGTATTAATTAATGAAATACCAAAAATATTTCAAAGGGAAAAATTTGGGGCGTATATCAATGAAAAACTATTTTAAAGTAGCTGTTTGTCAGTTGAAGGTAGTTGATGATAAAAAATCTAACGTTAATCAGGCGCTGAAAATGATTAAAACATCAGCAAAAAACAGTGCAGATATAGTTATTTTACCAGAAATGTTCAACTGTCCCTACGATAACACTAAATTTAAAGAATATGCTGAAATTAAAGAGGAAAGTATAACTCTTAAAGCAATATCTAAAGCTTCAAAGGATAACAATGTTTTAATTGTTGCCGGTTCCATTCCAGAATTAGATAATGATAAAATTTACAATTCCTGTTTTATTTTTAATAATTATGGGGATTTAATAGGTAAATACAGAAAAATGCACCTTTTTGATATAGATACTCCTGAAATTAAATTTAAAGAATCAGATACTTTAAGCGCCGGAAATCAGATAGGTGTTTTTGATACACAGTTTACAAGAATTGGAGTTGCAATCTGTTATGATATAAGATTTCCAGAATTATTAAGGATTATGGCACTTAAAGGGACACAACTATTTATTATACCTGGAGCTTTTAATATGACCACAGGCCCTGCGCACTGGGAATTATTGATACGTGGTAGAGCAGTTGATAACCAGGTTTTTATAGCTGCAGCATCACCTGCAAGAAATAAAGAACTTTCATATGTTTCTTACGGCCACTCAATGATTACAGGACCATGGGGTGATGTAATAGCAAGAGCAGACGAAAAGGAAGGAATTATTTATGCAGATATTGACCTGAATAAACTAAAAAAGGTAAGAAATGAGCTGCCATTACTAAAAAATAGAAGAGATGACATGTATTGCATAATTGAAAAATAATATTCGTTTGATAAGATCCTACAAATCTCCTCTTTTAACAAACTTTAATGCAGCGGAATTCATGCAGTATCTTTTACCAGTCGGTGGTGGGCCATCATCAAAAACATGGCCTAAATGTGCATCGCACAGGGAACATAAAACCTCAGTTCTAACCATAAAATGACTTGTATCGGTTTTAGTTTTAATATTTTCTTCTGCAACTGGTTTAAAGAAGCTTGGCCAGCCAGTACCTGATTCAAACTTGGTTTTTGAATCAAAGAGATCTATATCACAGCAAACGCATTTATAAACCCCATCTTCATGGCAATCGTGATATTTTCCAGTAAAAGCAGGTTCTGTACCCTGTTTCCTTGCTACATTAAATTGCTGAGGGGTAAGAATCTCTCTCCACTCATCATCTGTTTTTACAATTTTTTCCTTTAACTCAATTTTTTTTAATTTAACCGAGTAAATAGGGATTTTTTCAGATTGTGCACTGGTTTTCATAGTAATAATCTGTATTTTTTTTGCTAAATATTTTTATAATTTCATTTTTAAATTAGAGGATAAAATTTAATGAAAAATGCTCAAAACATTTATACCAGAAGTTGTTATATCCATAGATAATGAATGATAATATCTCTGTTTTACACTGCAAGCTCAAAAAATATGAGAGAAAATCCAGACAAAAATCTAAAGACGGTAAACAACAGGTTAGCAGAAGATATATGATCCCTGTTAAAAGGGACCAGATTGAAGGTACTAAATTTCAAGAAGTAGATGATATAGTCATATTATGTAAAGAAGAGTTTGAACATGAGTTACAAAAATCAAAGGTCATGGATTTAAGTCATGAAAAGCTCAAACAATCTCTTAAAAATAAAGAACTGCAACTAATAGATTTAAAAGAACAGATCAATGAAAATAATAGTATAGATGATCTGAAGAAGAATTTAAATAAAGAATTTCAATTAAAGCTTAAAAATACTGCAAATGAATACAAAACTGAAATAAAAGCGCTTAATGATAAAATAAGAGAGCTTGAAAGGGAATTAAAAAGATTAGAAAATTTAAGGGCTTTGGAAAAAGAATCTTTAAAAATTAAGCTTCATGAAATTGAATTAGCCAGTGATAAATACGATAGGTTAAAGAAAAGTCACGAACTTTTGTGGGATGTTGTCCAGGAAAAAGACAAAATTATAAGGGATTTAGAAAAAAGAAGCGTTGTAGGTAACTTAATTAATAAAATAAGAAAATAGAGTTATTTTTCATGTTATTGGTGTAATCTATTTGCTGAGTTTCTTTAAAGCTTTATTTGCTACTTTTTTAAAATCTTTATCGCCTGTTGCAGCTCTTCTAGCTTTTTTAATAGGATCCATTGCTCTTTCATCACCTAAATCTCCAAGAGCTTTTAGTGCTGCCATTTTTACTCCCCAATCTTCGTCTGTTAAAGTTTTAATCAGGGGAGCCACAGCTTTTACATCTCCTATTTCTCCAAGTGCTTTTGCAGCGAATTTTCGGACTGCAAAATTTTCATCATTTAAAACTTCAATCAGGGTGTCCACCACGCCTGGATCTCCAATATCTTTAAGTGCAAGAGTTGCATATTTTTTTGTATTTCCATTTTCATCACTTTTTAGGGCGCTGATAAGGGGTTTTACTGCAGGTTTACCTATTAATCCAAGGGATTTAGCAGCTTGAAACCTTACCTCCGGATTTTCATCATTGAATGCCTTAATTAAATGTTCAATTCCCTTAGAATTTCTGGACCTGCCAATTTCTTCTGCGGCATTTTTTCTTACTTCAACATCCTTATCCTTC encodes:
- a CDS encoding AMP-binding protein, translated to MSRSILLTGANGFLGTQIALRIIKHYDHEIIALVRGKNKEDAVNRLYRAWWEFPELLEEIGNRIHVVNGDISKNGLGMEKNEYEKLVLTVTHVIHTAADWSLKSSLEKLQKINVQGTQNVLKLAQLAHKDHGLERFSHVSTAYVAGGKMGIIFEDSLTSEYGFLSDYEKTKFESEARVRKSSFDISIFRPSMIVGDSSTGYIKTFNTLYVPLRLYLNGKLPLIPVSSSMKINLVPVNYVADAVINLTFDKRAVNKTFHLTAPNESLPTIEELLKFVKAWSNENIDVKLNDPIYMPLNASFIQKVVSMGHLFGKGTAKLLETMDTLSPYFNENREYQRDNADELLGPYKYKWQDLMPKILEFAVYYGFFHRSDRTVHEQVLFRLKGRNKSVNYYDIRKGEVKHRQSTEIYQDMLAATKSLKSMGIGKGDRVAIVGFNSTRYLTVDVAAGLSGCVSVPLYYTSPLNEIKEILDKSEVSVLFAGTEGLLKELEKLKLDISVISFCSGDINLHSNIISWNEFLKMGKNEKNITNAPLNFNDIATIRYTSGTTGKPRGAVFTHGNLRWMAEFIASMPPWKDRISEVSYLSFLPMNHVVEGIMGIYSPYYAPASLNLYFLEDFYDLAKALRKVRPKIFFSVPRFYEKVWCSVKESKMGKIYSTSSGILKKILGKLIKRQILKKTGLDRCAQLIVGSAPVSDDLLQSYHEMNIEVYNAYGLTEAPLVTINRIGRNRIGTVGEPLPSTDISIDVDGEILVKGPQVTLGYFKKSSSSLFKDGWLCTGDLGHMTPEGSLVITGRKKEVLVNSYGKTISPLKIEGMLKNIPGIDEAMVIGDGKPYCSVLIWSDEPDKLNNLQGYIKEINKRLSRPEEIKKWVILDNDLSIGVELTANLKLKRKAIIKRFEDVVDFIYGSGTKPEYVRYYGHIEVHS
- a CDS encoding polysaccharide pyruvyl transferase family protein; protein product: MKKSLKVLLAGYNGANNTGSEARLLSIIDDIRSILGLKVKITVPTLNEVNLRRYLKEDEYLKIAPIHPIFFFDIRRLVKEHDVLLLVEGSCYMDTWTSALLWAFLWATRCAKNFKKPSIAYAVDAGHLSPFNRRLVKREASKTDLILTRTKLAAEELKKIGVKAPIDVTADCAFTFKPLKEDANILRETWHPSNLGVAGLAPIDFYLWPVVMRPWGKKENQYKWPYYFSRSQKRIQETERLASRWAKVADRIVEKHGKRIALICMEELDEPIAISVKNKMKDPEMAKIFSSREFNASQMTNILRSLDLLVTSRYHGGVLSLEAKVPQIAIGHDTRLRGFYMELGIEDYLLDYMAPEIWHKLEKKVDKLLENPEIQQEKLKNGFIHHLSRASKNPEILRNFLQKRGWKVRT
- a CDS encoding carbon-nitrogen hydrolase family protein translates to MKNYFKVAVCQLKVVDDKKSNVNQALKMIKTSAKNSADIVILPEMFNCPYDNTKFKEYAEIKEESITLKAISKASKDNNVLIVAGSIPELDNDKIYNSCFIFNNYGDLIGKYRKMHLFDIDTPEIKFKESDTLSAGNQIGVFDTQFTRIGVAICYDIRFPELLRIMALKGTQLFIIPGAFNMTTGPAHWELLIRGRAVDNQVFIAAASPARNKELSYVSYGHSMITGPWGDVIARADEKEGIIYADIDLNKLKKVRNELPLLKNRRDDMYCIIEK
- the msrB gene encoding peptide-methionine (R)-S-oxide reductase MsrB; this translates as MKTSAQSEKIPIYSVKLKKIELKEKIVKTDDEWREILTPQQFNVARKQGTEPAFTGKYHDCHEDGVYKCVCCDIDLFDSKTKFESGTGWPSFFKPVAEENIKTKTDTSHFMVRTEVLCSLCDAHLGHVFDDGPPPTGKRYCMNSAALKFVKRGDL
- a CDS encoding HEAT repeat domain-containing protein; the protein is MDKIIKKLKDKDVEVRKNAAEEIGRSRNSKGIEHLIKAFNDENPEVRFQAAKSLGLIGKPAVKPLISALKSDENGNTKKYATLALKDIGDPGVVDTLIEVLNDENFAVRKFAAKALGEIGDVKAVAPLIKTLTDEDWGVKMAALKALGDLGDERAMDPIKKARRAATGDKDFKKVANKALKKLSK